From Cryptococcus neoformans var. neoformans B-3501A chromosome 6, whole genome shotgun sequence, the proteins below share one genomic window:
- a CDS encoding hypothetical protein (Match to ESTs gb|CF185279.1|CF185279, gb|CF189422.1|CF189422, gb|CF186597.1|CF186597; HMMPfam hit to E1_dh, Dehydrogenase E1 component, score: 530.7, E(): 1.3e-156) encodes MSFALRARGLRAATRSLGAKPLRSTLPQVRYVQIDADKSSPMHDLPASGSEPFKVQLHADSFHSYRCDAPPPETTVTKDELINMYRTMVQMRRMEQAADALYKQKLIRGFCHLAIGQEAVSVGMETAITGQDRVITSYRCHTFAVLRGGTIKGVIAELMGRKDGMSFGKGGSMHIFTPSFFGGNGIVGAQVPVGAGVALAQKYNKEKAATFALYGDGAANQGQVFEAFNMAKLWNLPCVFVCENNKYGMGTSAERSSMNTQFFTRGDQIPGLQVNGMDILAVREATKWAREWATSGKGPLLVEFVTYRYGGHSMSDPGTTYRTREEVQQMRSSQDAIAGLKKYILEWGATDEASLKAIDKAAKEEVDAAVEEAKQSPFPDQVEFWSDIYYKGSEPTHMRGREKEEVHYYNKSA; translated from the exons ATGTCCTTCGCCCTCCGTGCCCGTGGCCTCCGCGCCGCCACCCGCTCCCTCGGCGCC AAGCCGCTCCGTTCCACCCTCCCCCAGGTGCGCTACGTGCAGATCGACGCCGACAAGTCCTCCCCCATGCACGACCTCCCCGCCTCCGGTTCCGAGCCT TTCAAGGTCCAGCTCCACGCCGACTCGTTCCACTCTTACCGATGCGATGCCCCGCCTCCCGAGACCACCGTCACCAAGGACGAGCTGATCAACATGTACCGCACCATG GTCCAGATGCGACGAATGGAGCAAGCCGCCGACGCCCTTTACAAGCAAAAGCTTATCCGAGGCTTCTGCCACCTTGCCATCGGCCAGGAAGCCGTTTCCGTCGGCATGGAGACCGCCATCACCGGCCAGGACCGGGTCATCACCTCTTACCGATGCCACACTTTCGCCGTCCTCCGAGGTGGTACCATCAAGGGCGTCATTGCCGAGCTCATGGGCCGAAAGGACGGTATGTCTTTCGGTAAGGGTGGTTCTATGCACATCTTTACTCCGTCATTCTTTGGTGGTAACGGTATCGTCGGTGCCCAG GTCCCCGTCGGCGCCGGTGTCGCCCTTGCCCAAAAGTAcaacaaggagaaggctgctACGTTTGCGCTCTACGGTGACGGTGCCGCTAACCAAGGCCAAGTCTTTGAGGCTTTCAACATGGCCAAGCTCTGGAACCTCCCCTGTGTCTTTGTCTGTGAGAACAACAAGTACGGTATGGGTACTTCTGCCGAGCGATCTTCCATGAACACTCAGTTCTTCACCCGTGGCGACCAGATCCCCGGTCTCCAG GTTAACGGTATGGACATCCTCGCTGTCCGAGAGGCCACCAAATGGGCCAGGGAATGGGCCACGTCCGGCAAGGGTCCCCTCCTCGTCGAGTTTGTCACTTACCGATACGGTGGCCACTCCATGTCCGACCCCGGAACCACCTACCGAACCCGAGAAGAAGTCCAGCAAATGCGATCTTCCCAGGACGCCATTGCCGGCTTGAAAAAGTACATTCTCGAATGGGGAGCGACCGATGAGGCGAGCTTGAAGGCGATTGATAAAGCtgccaaggaggaggtggatgcCGCTGTCGAGGAGGCCAAGCAGAGTCCTTTCCCTGACCAGGTCGAGTTCTGGAGTGACATCTAC TACAAGGGTTCCGAGCCCACTCATATGCGCGgcagggagaaggaggaggtccACTACTACAACAAGTCTGCTTAA
- a CDS encoding hypothetical protein (Match to EST gb|CF185913.1|CF185913) — protein sequence MSDAYDDDDAFFDDPETLNLLVQVEERALQASQAQPKASQLPARNTVAADNYGNRPKQLGARRTLPQPVNATSNIRAQWKPPVPAAAGGSRSRHGEEPPPIDIVVDSTGRYDLAAGSADEAVVTDNRRSKSLALGARLGLGHGRSGSTSSVGGTARKSEGEDGRSTASEERRRAITQALSGAEAGTKTLSRSNSTSSITARLSHAPAPAPPPPSQPFNTARQLSRSASVGSHAGSQVFGAANQPSPLQGNARLPPIPSSGGGSGSQGGQRQRYGNVQAEELLKKERERRIALETELARLRAGTASSNTTTTANAQKVTAGDGGDDLEKKIKELQAQMWAAKGEAETIRRAQKEEKDRFKAELERLQQAVAEKEAQVKEKEIQSKRMIESVRHQAIFTNHAIQTSAAKPRPQASQRASTSFQFPRHLPTPARGNSTNLAFHADPDVTPLAKGARENHNHRRPPSLAQTPGPASVTPSAFYNAFAATPKIVASGAGSRKKLKTSHEHEHERSPQPSPPPSPSRSQSQALPTRSQLVPDAHTSPTKSPRGSPRSKAGVSPAPTRHRLRMGGNKGKERTQSSPFRSSPSRVSRRTSSPTASSMDIDDEEPDADWEGDAGKETTDQRGELFNHTPLSSYQPLLLSYTTEPSLYRILTYHPPMQPNPPNHLYMTDQPGLRRPDLQQDQHQRPAGPAWGTQYTAQCYELLKTCGTGEMDDFAVLAQGVTRCLGGMLQALVSAILSERGKQDKDEDKKDVSYYEITALSNLYDLLSSLVHLFPSIITYISEISVIIPATQRLVVEVFSREGKLEEMDTRLKAERNRERRGGGQEKMETEEEGGKKNEDEEKEEEEHESEEVKMEGRVFAAWAVELGDGIAGLCEAMCWYGDGSGIWQGSELVDIILGLTSRSLDSHTVRRGLEVFFAAAIRRSSRSYLTVVTPLFSTLKFADGNHFAFLTSPTESTPSLAGQPPLIERLSRYLISPHPSASSEEILKMNLMIVKGMCMMAVSNTDAVVLMGSKTILVPALVLVLQAESSKIWGIHAYRTPVEDALALLHPSLSLLHQLVFPFPPFDSSSPPATLPSGSAVNPNATPQRNRLCSSQIDSDAPIGIDLVQVLQQTSQIKEFNGLQHMFVSAMGCMAYGIFGEGIGSEQGVEEADLRAIQVLSGDLLENVVEGPEGDVIYELYVPNEEAPPEGIEGDGDKVQVDEDVYQEMDVDEG from the exons ATGTCGGACGCgtacgacgacgacgacgccTTTTTCGACGACCCAGAGaccctcaacctcctcgtccaAGTCGAAGAACGCGCCCTCCAGGCGTCGCAGGCGCAACCCAAGGCGTCGCAGCTGCCCGCGAGGAATACCGTCGCAGCCGACAACTATGGCAACAGGCCGAAGCAGCTCGGCGCGAGAAGGACGCTGCCGCAGCCTGTGAATGCAACGTCAAACATACGCGCGCAATGGAAGCCGCCCGTCCCGGCAGCCGCGGGTGGAAGTAGAAGCCGGCACGGAGAAGAGCCCCCGCCCATCGATATCGTCGTGGACAGTACCGGGCGGTACGACCTCGCCGCAGGCTCAGCGGACGAAGCCGTCGTCACAGATAACCGGCGATCAAAATCTCTTGCTCTCGGAGCCCGACTGGGGCTGGGGCATGGACGATCTGGCTCGACCTCCAGTGTGGGTGGTACGGCAAGGAAAAgcgagggcgaggatgggaggagTACAGCGTCGGAAGAACGCAGACGGGCAATCACCCAAGCCCTCAGTGGAGCTGAAGCCGGCACCAAGACCCTCTCGCGCTCGAATTCTACATCCAGCATCACCGCTCGTCTCTCTCATGCTCCAGCGCCAgccccaccaccaccatcacaACCATTCAACACCGCCCGCCAACTATCCCGCTCTGCCTCTGTCGGCTCGCACGCCGGCTCGCAGGTATTCGGCGCGGCTAATCAACCATCGCCCTTGCAAGGCAACGCGAGACTacctcccatcccttcaaGCGGCGGCGGGTCAGGGTCGCAGGGAGGTCAACGTCAGAGATACGGGAACGTGCAGGCAGAAgagttgttgaagaaggagagagaaagacgGATCGCGTTGGAGACGGAGCTTGCGAGGCTTCGAGCGGGTaccgcctcctccaacaccaccaccactgcGAACGCGCAAAAAGTGACGGCGGGAGATGGCGGGGATgatttggagaagaagattaaaGAGCTGCAGGCGCAGATGTGGGCTGCAAAGGGAGAGGCAGAGACTATCCGTCGGGCGCAGAAAGAG GAAAAAGATCGATTCAAAGCAGAGCTCGAAAGGCTTCAACAAGCTGTAGCTGAAAAAGAAGCACAGgtcaaggaaaaagaaattcAGTCCAAGCGGATGATAGAGAGTGTACGACATCAAGCAATCTTTACC AATCACGCGATCCAAACCTCGGCCGCGAAACCCCGTCCACAAGCTTCTCAACGCGCATCAACATCTTTTCAATTCCCCCGACATCTTCCAACCCCTGCCCGCGGGAACTCTACCAATCTAGCCTTCCACGCCGATCCAGACGTGACGCCACTCGCAAAAGGGGCACGCGAGAATCATAATCACCGCCGACCGCCGTCGCTCGCGCAAACACCCGGTCCGGCCTCGGTCACGCCCTCAGCGTTTTATAATGCGTTTGCAGCGACGCCAAAGATTGTTGCCTCGGGAGCGGGGTCTAGAAAAAAGTTGAAAACGTCGCATGAACATGAACATGAACGGTCGCCGCAACCTTCACCTCCGCCTTCACCCTCACGCTCTCAGTCCCAAGCTCTTCCCACAAGATCACAGCTCGTGCCCGATGCTCATACTTCCCCCACCAAATCTCCCAGAGGATCACCGCGCAGCAAGGCGGGTGTATCGCCAGCGCCGACAAGGCATCGTCTTCGAATGGGTGGTAataaagggaaagagaggacaCAGAGTTCACCGTTTAGGTCTTCTCCGTCAAGAGTGTCGAGAAGGACTAGTTCGCCCACGGCGTCGTCGATGGATatagatgatgaagagccGGATGCGGATTGGGAAGGGGATGCAGGAAAAGAGACCACCGATCAGCGTGGTGAA TTATTCAATCACACCCCACTTTCATCATACCAaccgcttcttctctcataCACCACCGAACCGTCACTATACCGTATCCTCACCTACCACCCGCCCATGCAACCAAATCCCCCAAATCATTTGTACATGACTGACCAACCCGGTCTCCGCCGTCCTGATCTGCAACAGGATCAACATCAGAGACCAGCCGGGCCGGCATGGGGAACACAATATACCGCGCAATGTTATGAGCTTCTCAAGACGTGTGGGACaggggagatggatgacTTTGCGGTGCTGGCACAAGGTGTGACGAGGTGTCTGGGCGGGATGCTGCAAGCGTTGGTATCTGCCATCCTGTCCGAGCGGGGAAAGCAGGATAAAGAcgaggacaagaaggatgttTCGTATTATGAA ATCACAGCCCTTTCAAACCTATACGACCTCTTATCGTCCCTTGTGCATTTATTCCCATCGATCATCACTTACATTTCAGAAATCAGCGTCATCATCCCGGCCACTCAGCGGCTGGTTGTCGAGGTGTTTAGTAGAGAAGgcaagttggaagagatggatacGAGGTTGAAAGCGGAGAGGAATAGGGAACGGAGGGGAGGTGGGCaagagaaaatggagacggaagaagaaggggggaagaagaatgaagacgaggagaaggaggaagaagagcacgagagtgaagaggtgaagatggaagggagggtGTTTGCAGCTTGGGCTGTAGAGTTGGGCGATGGGATAGCGGGGCTGTGTGAGGCAATGTGTTGGTATGGTGATGGCTCAGGAATTTG GCAAGGTAGTGAGCTTGTAGATATCATCCTCGGCTTAACATCCCGATCGCTTGATAGTCATACCGTCAGAAGAGGTTTGGAAGTGTTTTTCGCTGCTGCCATCCGTAGGTCGTCTCGTTCCTACCTCACTGTCGTCACCCCGCTATTCTCGACGCTGAAATTTGCAGATGGAAATCACTTTGCATTCTTGACGAGTCCCACTGAGAGCACACCCAGCCTGGCTGGACAACCTCCCCTCATAGAGAGACTGAGTCGATATTTGATTTCACCGCATCCTAGCGCCTCATCTGAAGAA ATATTGAAAATGAACTTGATGATCGTCAAGGGTATGTGCATGATGGCAGTGTCAAACACAGATGCCGTGGTCTTGATGGGTTCAAAAACCATCTTGGTACCTGCCCTGGTGCTGGTTCTGCAGGCGGAGAGCTCAAAGATATGGGGTATACATGCGTACCGTACGCCAGTTGAAGA CGCTTTGGCACTGCTGCACCCTAGCCTTTCATTATTACACCAACTCGTGTTCCCCTTCCCACCTTTTGATTCCTCGTCGCCACCGGctactcttccttccgGATCGGCAGTAAATCCCAATGCCACGCCTCAACGTAACCGCCTTTGCTCGTCTCAAATTGACTCGGACGCGCCTATCGGTATCGACCTTGTCCAGGTCTTGCAGCAGACCAGTCAGATAAAAGAGTTCAACGGATTGCAACACATGTTTGTCAGTGCAATGGGGTGCATGGCGTATGGTATATTCGGCGAAGGAATTGGATCTGAGCAAGGGGTAGAAGAGGCGGATCTCAGAGCCATTCAAG TGCTAAGCGGCGACTTGTTGGAAAATGTTGTCGAAGGTCCTGAAGGGGATGTCATCTATGAGTTGTACGTACCTAATGAGGAAGCTCCACCAGAAGGgattgaaggagatggggataAGGTGCAAGTGGACGAAGACGTGTATCAGGAaatggatgtggatgaaggatga